In Carya illinoinensis cultivar Pawnee chromosome 7, C.illinoinensisPawnee_v1, whole genome shotgun sequence, the following are encoded in one genomic region:
- the LOC122316232 gene encoding uncharacterized protein LOC122316232, which produces MEKLQEMWETFQLNDEEGEAIELEEEGSSEVQRKGERSLIGKIWSERVIGKNIVENTMGRVWRLSKLAIFTEVGCNVFVITFATHADKNRVESGRPWLFDGNIFVMNVFDGYTPLGHMSFDKAAMWVQFHNFPLAGMSKECGIRLGSSLGEVEEVEVDVDDVGWGSFLRVRICLDLTKPLARGRTIKLQGVQTWVPITYEKLPRFCLDCGRIIHGEMKCNSAAGIKSDTKQFGSWLRADGGVRRFPYSPRRGDTMAGKSRSSEEGQPEGSKEGDNSAVNVNRNGADFQEPFDQNGEYSGPFDCGVKNSNEVAGGLMAEADFVGRTPDQMPRHDYGISVTQVSEAEGNGNLNVIRVESSVVGQVTVEASQAHVSIGNQAQLPAGTIHPPRRSTRSTWKKRARATGMSTLSQNANTCRKRQADNGDQAVYTNFVHDNKKKLKLAEMDVRGKGKIGESMVKQVGENKLTLAEAVIQPCRPQ; this is translated from the coding sequence ATGGAGAAACTTCAGGAGATGTGGGAAACTTTTCAGTTGAATGATGAAGAAGGGGAGGCAATAGAGCTTGAGGAGGAAGGTAGTTCGGAAGTGCAGAGAAAGGGTGAACGCAGTTTGATTGGTAAGATATGGTCGGAGAGGGTGATCGGGAAGAATATAGTCGAAAATACTATGGGCAGGGTGTGGAGGCTAAGTAAACTAGCCATTTTCACAGAAGTGGGATGTAATGTTTTTGTGATTACCTTCGCTACTCATGCTGATAAGAACCGAGTGGAGAGTGGGCGTCCATGGCTGTTTGATGGCAACATTTTTGTTATGAATGTGTTTGATGGGTATACTCCCTTGGGTCACATGTCATTTGATAAGGCAGCAATGTGGGTGCAGTTCCATAATTTCCCATTGGCAGGAATGTCTAAGGAGTGTGGGATTAGGCTCGGAAGCTCGCTAGGGGAGGTGGAGGAGGTGGAAGTGGATGTGGATGATGTGGGATGGGGGTCTTTTCTTAGAGTGAGGATCTGTTTGGATCTAACAAAGCCTCTGGCACGAGGTCGTACCATTAAACTGCAAGGAGTTCAAACATGGGTCCCGATTACTTATGAAAAATTGCCACGGTTCTGCCTTGATTGTGGAAGGATTATCCATGGCGAGATGAAGTGTAACTCTGCTGCTGGAATTAAAAGTGATACCAAACAGTTTGGTAGTTGGCTGCGCGCGGATGGAGGAGTACGTAGATTTCCATATAGTCCTCGCCGAGGAGATACCATGGCTGGTAAGAGTAGATCATCGGAGGAAGGCCAGCCGGAGGGGTCGAAGGAGGGAGACAATAGTGCTGTTAATGTGAATCGTAACGGTGCTGATTTTCAGGAACCGTTTGATCAGAATGGCGAATATTCAGGACCTTTTGATTGCGGAGTGAAGAATTCTAATGAGGTGGCAGGAGGCTTGATGGCTGAAGCTGATTTTGTGGGAAGGACTCCGGATCAGATGCCTCGTCATGATTATGGCATTTCAGTTACGCAGGTCTCGGAGGCTGAAGGTAACGGTAATTTGAATGTAATACGTGTGGAGTCTTCTGTGGTGGGCCAGGTGACAGTTGAGGCCTCTCAAGCCCATGTTTCTATTGGTAACCAAGCCCAGTTGCCTGCTGGAACAATACATCCTCCGAGAAGATCTACTCGATCAACCTGGAAAAAACGTGCTAGAGCCACAGGTATGAGTACTTTGTCACAGAATGCTAATACCTGTAGGAAAAGGCAGGCTGATAATGGTGACCAGGCTGTTTACACAAACTTTGTGCatgataataaaaagaaattaaaactggCAGAGATGGATGTAAGAGGGAAAGGGAAGATAGGAGAAAGTATGGTTAAGCAGGTTGGTGAGAATAAGTTGACATTGGCAGAGGCTGTTATACAGCCCTGCCGACCTCAATGA